From the Solibacillus sp. FSL R5-0449 genome, one window contains:
- the ilvB gene encoding biosynthetic-type acetolactate synthase large subunit, which yields MSANVSVNQEIEKPTVQQVTKPRDGADILVQALHEQDVDIIFGYPGGAVLQIYDALYRNPIRHILTRHEQGAIHAAEGYARVMNKPGVVIATSGPGATNLVTGIADAMIDSIPLVIFTGQVATSVIGTDAFQEADIMGITTPITKHNYQVQDVADIPRIVKEAFHIANTGRKGPVVIDFPKNISQTVFMDEIKAPEDIYLPGYQPTTKPNYLQVQKAIQALSLAKKPLVLAGAGVLFADAREQLTEFIEKYNLPVVNTLLGLGSIHGQHKQFYGMAGMHGYATANDAITKCDLLINIGARFDDRLTGNLATFAPNATIIHIDIDPAEIGKNVPTDIPIVADAKEALLALLKKDFEGPDTTEWVHYLNDSRDKYPLWYEDAGEEVLPQQAIEILHKLTDGEAIITTDVGQHQMWAAQYYHLNNPHNWVTSGGLGTMGFGFPAAIGAQFAKPEKKVISIVGDAGFQMTNQELALLKEFNLPVKVVILNNSCLGMVRQWQETFYEERYSQSLMPIQPDFVKLADAYGIKGYRIDNISEAEAIFDEAINSDEPVVIDCRVKQLVSVFPMVAPGKGLHEMIGVKKP from the coding sequence ATGAGTGCAAACGTTTCAGTAAATCAAGAAATCGAAAAGCCCACAGTTCAACAAGTAACAAAACCGAGAGACGGTGCGGATATTTTAGTGCAGGCACTGCATGAACAGGATGTTGATATTATTTTCGGTTACCCGGGCGGGGCAGTTTTACAAATCTATGATGCGCTTTACCGCAACCCGATCCGTCACATTCTGACACGCCATGAACAAGGCGCGATCCATGCGGCAGAAGGTTATGCTCGTGTTATGAATAAACCGGGTGTAGTCATCGCAACATCTGGGCCAGGAGCGACAAACCTCGTAACAGGTATTGCCGATGCGATGATTGATTCGATTCCATTAGTTATTTTTACAGGGCAGGTTGCAACATCGGTCATCGGTACTGATGCATTCCAGGAAGCGGATATTATGGGGATCACAACACCAATCACAAAACATAACTATCAGGTGCAGGACGTAGCGGATATCCCGCGTATTGTTAAAGAAGCATTCCATATTGCCAATACAGGACGTAAAGGACCGGTTGTTATTGACTTCCCGAAAAATATTTCACAAACAGTGTTCATGGATGAGATTAAAGCACCGGAAGATATTTATTTGCCGGGTTACCAGCCGACAACAAAACCGAATTACCTGCAAGTTCAAAAGGCAATTCAGGCATTAAGCTTAGCTAAAAAACCATTAGTACTGGCAGGTGCCGGCGTATTATTCGCAGATGCACGTGAACAATTGACAGAATTTATTGAAAAATATAATTTGCCGGTTGTTAATACATTACTTGGTTTAGGCAGCATTCACGGACAGCACAAACAATTCTACGGAATGGCCGGAATGCACGGTTATGCAACGGCAAATGATGCGATTACAAAATGCGACTTATTAATTAATATCGGTGCCCGCTTTGATGACCGACTAACAGGAAATTTAGCGACCTTTGCACCGAACGCAACAATCATTCATATCGATATCGATCCTGCAGAAATCGGAAAAAATGTACCGACTGATATCCCGATTGTTGCAGATGCCAAAGAAGCATTATTAGCATTGCTGAAAAAAGACTTCGAAGGGCCGGATACAACGGAATGGGTTCATTACTTAAATGATAGCCGTGATAAATATCCGCTTTGGTATGAAGATGCAGGAGAAGAAGTATTACCACAGCAAGCAATTGAGATCCTTCATAAATTGACTGACGGTGAAGCGATCATTACGACAGATGTTGGACAGCACCAAATGTGGGCAGCCCAATACTATCACTTAAATAATCCGCATAACTGGGTAACTTCAGGCGGTTTAGGAACGATGGGCTTCGGCTTCCCGGCAGCGATCGGCGCACAGTTTGCAAAACCTGAGAAAAAAGTTATCTCCATTGTTGGGGATGCAGGTTTCCAAATGACAAACCAGGAGCTTGCACTACTAAAAGAATTTAACTTACCAGTAAAAGTAGTAATCCTTAACAACAGCTGTTTAGGAATGGTTCGTCAATGGCAGGAAACATTCTATGAGGAGCGTTATTCACAAAGCCTGATGCCAATTCAGCCGGACTTCGTTAAGCTTGCCGATGCATATGGCATTAAAGGCTACCGCATCGACAATATTTCTGAAGCGGAAGCGATCTTTGATGAAGCGATCAATTCAGATGAACCGGTTGTAATTGACTGCCGCGTAAAACAACTTGTGAGCGTATTCCCAATGGTTGCGCCTGGTAAAGGATTACATGAAATGATTGGAGTGAAGAAGCCATGA